One stretch of Bordetella avium DNA includes these proteins:
- a CDS encoding LysR family transcriptional regulator, with amino-acid sequence MHVLNKLNYRQTEMLWAIVMAGSISGAARLLNISQPAVSRMLAHTEKAIGVALFERVRGKLRPTLQVRSLFEEIEKTQRMMQRVNDLADSLAGEGSAILRLVSIPSLAQFLVPRAVARFQQHRPDMLLRLNTTALPLLIGEVLQGEAELGLVVMQAEHPFLVSEQLYVGRMVAAIPKSYPLAARASVSLADLSPHPHILVGTRMPYGMLVQGAFEQAGLPCRMVADVPWSQLACALVSAGVGIAIVDEFTVMPGALPDVVIVPLDENIPLTVSVVYASNREPSLIARQFIQELKGVLDEVFPVRKMPK; translated from the coding sequence GTGCACGTCTTGAATAAATTGAACTATCGGCAGACCGAGATGCTCTGGGCCATCGTGATGGCCGGATCGATCAGCGGCGCCGCCCGTTTGCTCAATATTTCGCAGCCCGCAGTGAGCCGGATGCTGGCCCATACGGAGAAAGCGATAGGCGTAGCGCTGTTCGAACGGGTGCGCGGCAAGCTGCGCCCGACCTTGCAAGTCCGTAGCCTGTTTGAGGAAATTGAGAAAACGCAGCGCATGATGCAGCGCGTCAATGACTTGGCCGATAGTCTGGCCGGGGAAGGCTCGGCGATATTGCGGCTGGTTTCCATTCCCAGTCTGGCGCAGTTTCTGGTGCCGCGCGCCGTGGCGCGTTTCCAACAGCATCGCCCCGATATGTTGTTGCGTCTGAACACGACGGCGTTGCCGCTGCTGATCGGCGAGGTGTTGCAGGGCGAGGCCGAGCTGGGCTTGGTGGTCATGCAGGCCGAGCACCCTTTTCTGGTCTCGGAGCAGCTATACGTGGGCCGCATGGTGGCCGCTATCCCTAAGAGCTATCCCCTGGCGGCGCGGGCAAGCGTCAGTCTGGCGGATCTGTCGCCCCATCCGCACATCCTTGTGGGAACGCGCATGCCCTACGGCATGCTGGTTCAAGGGGCGTTTGAGCAGGCGGGTCTGCCCTGCCGCATGGTGGCCGATGTGCCCTGGAGTCAGTTGGCCTGTGCGCTGGTCAGCGCCGGGGTGGGCATTGCCATCGTAGATGAATTCACTGTGATGCCGGGTGCTTTGCCCGACGTGGTGATCGTCCCCCTGGACGAGAATATTCCCCTGACGGTGTCGGTGGTTTATGCCAGCAATCGCGAGCCTTCTTTGATTGCCCGGCAGTTCATCCAGGAGCTGAAAGGCGTCCTCGACGAGGTGTTTCCCGTTAGAAAAATGCCGAAATAA
- a CDS encoding branched-chain amino acid ABC transporter permease, with the protein MSSSPTLAVAASHRAQDMHAIRLRTRIAVTLFAVLAIILAVVPAATSNISFAFYLMLWITMASAMNICVGFTGYLPFGYVVFYGVGSYATGICYKILGWPILPSLLAAGGVGVAIAMLLAPTLRLRGVYFGIVSLALATIVKLVISNLPQSFTGGSMGIILSNANNPTHSYYAMLIVMAATLAVVTWLSVSGLGRALKAIRDDDGAAACVGIHVPNTRLKAWLLAALFPALAGGIEAWYTNVVDPEYAFHVLITAKSIIYAMAGGFGTILGPVVGTLALLGIDHVIWQKFPVVNLLLLGLIIVLLMLFLPRGIVGSLLKRKPELRRYIA; encoded by the coding sequence ATGAGCAGCAGTCCCACCTTGGCGGTGGCCGCGTCGCATCGCGCGCAGGATATGCACGCGATTCGTTTGCGTACCCGCATAGCCGTTACCCTTTTCGCCGTATTAGCGATCATTCTTGCCGTGGTGCCTGCGGCGACATCGAATATTTCCTTCGCCTTTTATCTGATGCTTTGGATAACCATGGCCAGCGCCATGAATATCTGCGTCGGTTTCACGGGCTACCTGCCCTTTGGCTATGTGGTGTTTTATGGCGTGGGTTCTTACGCCACAGGCATCTGCTACAAGATTCTGGGCTGGCCGATATTGCCCTCGCTGCTTGCTGCGGGGGGCGTGGGCGTGGCCATCGCCATGTTGCTGGCGCCGACCTTGCGTTTGCGCGGGGTGTATTTCGGCATCGTCAGCCTGGCGCTGGCGACCATCGTCAAGCTGGTGATCTCCAATCTGCCGCAGTCTTTCACGGGCGGCAGCATGGGCATCATTCTGTCCAACGCCAACAATCCCACGCATAGCTATTACGCCATGCTGATCGTGATGGCGGCCACGCTGGCTGTCGTGACCTGGCTGTCGGTGTCCGGGCTGGGCCGTGCGCTCAAAGCCATCCGCGACGATGACGGCGCGGCCGCCTGCGTAGGCATTCATGTGCCGAACACGCGTCTGAAGGCCTGGCTGCTGGCTGCGCTCTTTCCGGCATTAGCCGGAGGTATCGAGGCTTGGTACACCAACGTGGTCGATCCGGAATATGCCTTCCATGTGCTGATCACCGCCAAGAGCATCATCTATGCCATGGCGGGCGGCTTTGGCACGATTCTCGGTCCGGTTGTCGGGACGCTGGCGCTCCTGGGCATCGATCACGTGATCTGGCAGAAATTCCCCGTGGTGAACCTGCTCTTGCTGGGTTTGATCATTGTCCTGCTGATGCTGTTCCTGCCACGCGGCATTGTCGGCAGTCTGCTCAAGCGCAAGCCCGAACTGCGCCGCTACATTGCCTGA
- the tssA gene encoding type VI secretion system protein TssA, with protein MIEHLLQAISGEPAGRSLRYDPITTRISAMRQEDDASLPQGEWQRELQRADWNGVAALCEEALVEHGKDFQIAAWLCEAWARQRGLEGLCCGAQLLDGLIANFWEDGWPAIEDDDVEARRAPFVWLVATLPVVLLAHIPLLDNRAQAWLTVDVFRRLTMRGAAQADEALQEGPDMAQVERLIAAQPQHGDVLRTALDQARLAWEALDRRLNEHLGLEAPSFEPLREAFRQWEACLAALWPLKAISQPEPVVEVVAPSAEPETMSVPARIERPRDRAHAYQQIEMIAAYLAEIEPHSPTPYLLRQAASWGAMPLDVLMRSIAQEEGGLARLLSLLDVA; from the coding sequence GTGATCGAACATCTTTTGCAGGCCATTTCTGGTGAACCTGCCGGACGATCCTTGCGCTATGACCCGATCACTACGCGCATCAGCGCCATGCGCCAGGAAGATGATGCCTCTCTGCCGCAAGGAGAGTGGCAGCGGGAGTTGCAGCGGGCCGACTGGAATGGCGTTGCCGCGCTATGTGAAGAAGCGCTGGTCGAGCATGGCAAAGACTTTCAGATCGCTGCCTGGCTATGCGAGGCATGGGCCAGGCAGCGGGGTCTGGAGGGGCTGTGCTGCGGGGCGCAATTGCTGGATGGCCTGATCGCCAACTTTTGGGAAGATGGCTGGCCCGCCATCGAAGATGACGATGTGGAGGCAAGGCGTGCGCCCTTTGTCTGGCTGGTGGCGACATTGCCCGTTGTCCTTTTGGCCCATATTCCTTTGTTGGACAACCGCGCCCAGGCATGGCTGACGGTTGATGTTTTCCGCCGGCTGACGATGCGCGGTGCAGCACAGGCAGATGAGGCGCTGCAAGAAGGGCCCGATATGGCGCAGGTGGAGCGACTTATCGCGGCGCAACCGCAACACGGCGATGTGTTGCGCACGGCCTTAGACCAGGCGCGTCTGGCTTGGGAGGCGCTTGATCGGCGGTTGAACGAGCATCTGGGATTGGAGGCGCCGAGTTTTGAGCCTCTGCGCGAGGCGTTTCGCCAATGGGAGGCCTGCCTGGCGGCACTTTGGCCCCTCAAGGCGATATCGCAGCCTGAGCCAGTCGTTGAGGTGGTCGCGCCGTCGGCGGAGCCGGAGACGATGTCAGTGCCGGCGCGCATCGAGCGTCCGCGCGATCGGGCGCATGCCTATCAGCAGATTGAGATGATTGCCGCCTATCTGGCCGAGATAGAGCCGCATAGCCCGACGCCGTATTTGCTGCGGCAGGCGGCTTCCTGGGGCGCAATGCCCTTGGATGTCTTGATGCGATCTATTGCGCAGGAAGAGGGCGGGCTGGCGCGGCTGCTCTCCTTGTTGGACGTGGCTTAA
- a CDS encoding amidase, whose translation MSHIAFATLSELALGLSEGRYSSVELARYFLDRIERANPVLNAFASVDREGALRLAEAADARRRSGYGLLSPLDGLPIAVKDLCDIEGQITTGGSAAWRQRRSEVTATAVTRLLDAGMVILGKTQMVEFAFGGWGTNPLLGTPRNPWDMQHARIPGGSSSGSGVAVAAGLVPAALGSDTGGSVRIPAALNGVTGLKTTRGLISLYGAVPLSTSLDSIGPLTRDTRDAMLLTAVLAGPDARDPLTLHQPAFHCPAPGGSLRGMRIAMMSPTQFPLPIEADTLQAFEEACRVLQNLGAEIQHPALPFDFHEMMLRNGQIIAAESYALHRSYIEDMELPIGPHVRARVLNGKQIGAADYIEALQAQSEACQAWQSWIADFDALITPCLPIAACRVEEADELSTPLAAFTRPGNYMNAPGLALPAGFSSEGLPIGVQLMGAPFAEDRLGRIGMSFQQETDWHLRQPDLAGAGL comes from the coding sequence ATGTCTCACATTGCATTTGCCACGCTGAGCGAGCTGGCCCTAGGGCTGTCTGAAGGTCGCTACAGCTCGGTGGAATTGGCGCGGTACTTCCTGGACCGCATTGAGCGGGCCAACCCGGTGCTGAACGCTTTCGCCAGCGTGGACCGTGAGGGCGCTCTGCGCTTGGCCGAGGCCGCCGACGCGCGCCGGCGCTCAGGCTATGGCTTACTCAGCCCGCTGGACGGTCTGCCCATTGCCGTCAAAGATCTGTGCGACATCGAAGGCCAGATCACCACAGGCGGGTCCGCCGCCTGGCGGCAACGCCGCAGTGAGGTCACGGCCACCGCCGTCACCCGCCTGCTCGATGCCGGTATGGTCATTCTGGGCAAGACACAGATGGTCGAATTCGCCTTCGGCGGCTGGGGAACCAATCCCCTGCTGGGCACGCCGCGCAACCCCTGGGATATGCAGCATGCGCGCATTCCGGGCGGATCATCAAGCGGCTCGGGTGTGGCGGTTGCCGCCGGACTCGTCCCCGCAGCACTGGGTTCCGATACCGGCGGATCGGTGCGTATTCCTGCCGCACTCAATGGTGTGACCGGCCTGAAGACCACTCGCGGTCTGATCAGCCTGTATGGCGCCGTACCCCTTTCGACATCGCTGGACTCCATCGGTCCGCTCACGCGTGACACCCGCGATGCCATGCTGCTGACTGCCGTACTGGCCGGCCCCGACGCACGCGATCCGCTGACCCTGCATCAACCCGCCTTCCACTGCCCCGCTCCCGGCGGGTCGCTGCGCGGCATGCGCATCGCCATGATGTCGCCCACGCAATTCCCCCTGCCGATCGAGGCCGATACGCTGCAAGCTTTTGAAGAGGCCTGCCGTGTTCTGCAAAACCTGGGGGCCGAAATCCAACACCCGGCACTGCCCTTCGACTTCCATGAGATGATGCTGCGCAATGGCCAGATCATCGCAGCGGAGTCCTATGCCTTGCATCGCAGCTACATCGAGGACATGGAACTGCCCATCGGGCCGCATGTGCGGGCGCGGGTGTTGAACGGAAAACAGATCGGCGCAGCCGATTACATCGAAGCCCTGCAAGCGCAATCCGAGGCCTGCCAGGCCTGGCAAAGCTGGATTGCGGATTTCGATGCGCTGATCACTCCCTGCCTGCCCATAGCAGCCTGCCGCGTCGAAGAGGCAGACGAATTGTCGACTCCCCTGGCCGCCTTCACCCGGCCCGGCAACTATATGAACGCGCCTGGGCTGGCCCTGCCGGCCGGCTTCAGCAGCGAGGGGCTGCCGATTGGCGTACAACTGATGGGCGCCCCCTTCGCAGAAGACCGCCTGGGCCGAATCGGCATGAGCTTTCAACAAGAAACGGACTGGCATTTGCGCCAACCCGATCTTGCTGGCGCCGGGCTCTAA
- a CDS encoding amino acid ABC transporter substrate-binding protein, whose product MLAKLWLTRLPALALALAAAAPTSAQTSDKIRIGMTVSSTGNFALASQSGVRGVELWVDDVNSRGGIEIKGKKYPVELVKLDDRSDKQMVTRVYERLIADDKVDLVFAPFGSTLTAAAATVTERLGKYMMVWSAASDDLYKQGFKNMVSGTQMPVSAMLRASMEQAAKLGVKKVALIYADEPFPAGLAEGGREQALKNGMEVVMFEKYPKGQKDFSTLLQKARAAGAEALVPTSYEGDLISMTRQLKQLDINFPYVFMVYASTPQFQAIGADSNYIYSHTNYHPAINWKVNAGLNREQFAAAYDKKFPKAEFPPDFQTALAYGAGALTEEIVKQAGSTDPAALKKASLDLSGKVTVMAGPYAIDETGKQLQMPFPVVQLQPGKGMVPVWPLDVATEKPVFPAPNWNKR is encoded by the coding sequence ATGCTTGCCAAACTCTGGTTGACCCGCCTGCCAGCCCTCGCGCTCGCGCTTGCCGCCGCAGCACCCACCTCGGCGCAAACATCCGACAAAATCCGTATCGGCATGACCGTGTCCTCGACGGGCAACTTCGCACTCGCCTCGCAATCGGGCGTGCGTGGCGTCGAGCTCTGGGTCGATGACGTCAATAGCCGCGGCGGTATCGAAATCAAGGGAAAAAAATATCCCGTTGAACTGGTCAAGCTGGACGACCGCAGCGACAAGCAAATGGTCACCCGCGTGTACGAGCGCCTGATCGCGGACGATAAGGTCGATCTGGTGTTCGCCCCCTTTGGCTCCACCCTGACGGCCGCAGCCGCCACGGTCACCGAACGTCTGGGCAAATACATGATGGTCTGGTCCGCCGCCAGCGATGACCTCTACAAACAGGGTTTCAAAAACATGGTTTCCGGCACGCAGATGCCGGTGTCTGCGATGCTGCGCGCCAGCATGGAGCAGGCTGCCAAACTCGGCGTGAAAAAGGTCGCGCTGATCTATGCCGACGAGCCCTTCCCTGCTGGTCTGGCCGAGGGCGGGCGCGAGCAGGCCCTCAAGAACGGCATGGAAGTCGTCATGTTCGAGAAGTACCCCAAGGGCCAGAAGGACTTCAGCACCCTGCTGCAAAAAGCGCGGGCTGCAGGCGCCGAAGCACTGGTGCCGACCTCGTATGAGGGCGATCTGATCAGCATGACCCGCCAGCTCAAGCAGCTGGATATCAACTTCCCCTACGTTTTCATGGTGTACGCTTCGACGCCGCAGTTCCAGGCCATCGGCGCAGACTCCAACTACATCTACAGCCACACCAACTACCATCCGGCGATTAACTGGAAGGTCAATGCAGGCCTTAACCGTGAACAGTTCGCGGCCGCCTACGACAAGAAGTTCCCCAAGGCCGAGTTTCCGCCTGACTTCCAGACCGCACTGGCCTATGGCGCCGGCGCACTCACCGAGGAAATCGTCAAGCAGGCCGGTTCGACGGACCCCGCCGCGCTCAAGAAGGCATCGCTGGACCTGTCCGGCAAAGTGACCGTCATGGCCGGTCCTTACGCCATCGACGAAACGGGCAAGCAGTTGCAAATGCCCTTCCCCGTCGTACAGCTCCAGCCCGGCAAGGGCATGGTGCCCGTGTGGCCGTTGGACGTCGCCACTGAAAAGCCTGTTTTCCCGGCTCCGAACTGGAACAAGCGTTAA
- a CDS encoding type VI secretion system protein, producing MLLSNNLFLVSVLVLLIVAILGVAVVLYFATRPVGEKPKPEVVPTWSADALRAGFRQAIDIIESNISSRAERYNVPWVVVLEDGDQARLPLGHTGIPGVYGSGPALSQQIHWEFFERGVVVDLAVGATQESDRDEQWEQFLTLCRSYRPQRPFDSVVVTIPAALLLDSEARPELIRRAGVMHRRLWLAQNRFAMRLALYVLVTECESMTGFSAFARALPDGMRASMLGWSSPYDPSISYQSDWVEQAMADVAATVDDTVAEVLVTREVGVADMLVLTSRVREIQPQLQLYLDELMRPNVYHEPFLLRGVYLTGDSGELQTPQSANAPDLLQPAFLRAVFERKIFLESGLTRPIRNATLTRPLLHKGLRLAAGGVLGVWAIGIVVATIDVGRHAPGQVAALREIRRIAAADDQDRSADWYRRSAITLLGLEPEVRGEGGLAWMLPGSWSMFDGLNAALREALMREFRDVVRVAIERGFAARATALSGQTGPDGPCRAPAGLAEGADVLALTDRADFRAMLAYVSQVERFSNAWSAWHDRTAGVLSLQPAVQYALGIDASPSALQILASMPPSEAHQNVYADAFQCAYEKGMGQLEDSLFTQNPLLRAERKAQHALAAFTQRAPVDGEADLRDLVHAISAEQDLLSSANTAWLHQDVFMPDPLLEQIFSTAAKVPLLGQTVVAKSRASFQDAFAVLRSQIASFTSGSDAGLQWRENQYVLSPGRLALRDSLAGLLVQPFMQVPPATQVPDLRGAALVHWDISALDQALVLMDARTAFLARGLAGVPLTYVPAVMQSANAQAGLGLYRRAVAALEPGFALRSMEFQAAADRVRRIASLLGDLGAVRERGELLALLSRGALAALTHLDDMLRRADLYAVQTDVSLPGTSLLAAFGVADLAGLDAYLAQQAGTLQELSAQAAVYLTALSPSDARSVVAQRWQMIGQELERYALRNPNSALLRLEQWIRLAGQTKDCAKWPAAPSASSGYFELHWSRLAATLRERCLGRDSLQFQTDWRRFTTAYNELLGGRMPVADPKAPSRGVVPRPAATVQGVQDVLGRFQSLPSYEWPPGAIADFLTRFRAWAEVLQPLWSATGESGYHLAWNFRVNRGAEVAANQIISWTLSVGSESVGSDMPDARLRWAVGLPITLSVRLAKDAPLLPRADPTQPRMSVDGHQVSWTFQGPWALFTMLGWQGLDSGLLRFEVPVMVENINDFARLPPGQKLKFFVDLNLFSLGEGKPLNWARPLPPIAPAGSGP from the coding sequence ATGCTACTGAGCAACAACCTCTTTCTCGTCTCGGTATTGGTGCTGTTGATCGTGGCCATTCTCGGGGTCGCGGTGGTGCTTTACTTCGCCACGCGTCCGGTGGGCGAAAAGCCCAAGCCTGAGGTGGTGCCCACTTGGTCGGCCGACGCCTTGCGTGCCGGTTTTCGGCAGGCTATCGATATCATCGAGTCCAATATCAGTTCGCGCGCCGAACGCTATAACGTGCCCTGGGTCGTGGTGCTCGAGGATGGCGATCAGGCGCGTCTTCCCCTGGGGCATACCGGCATTCCGGGAGTCTATGGCAGTGGCCCCGCCTTGTCACAACAAATTCATTGGGAGTTCTTCGAGCGGGGCGTGGTGGTTGATCTCGCGGTCGGGGCGACGCAAGAAAGTGACAGGGACGAGCAGTGGGAGCAGTTCCTGACGCTGTGCCGCAGTTACCGGCCGCAGCGGCCATTTGATAGCGTTGTCGTGACGATTCCTGCGGCCCTGCTGCTGGATAGCGAAGCGCGCCCCGAGCTGATACGCCGTGCCGGTGTGATGCATAGACGTCTGTGGCTGGCTCAGAACCGCTTCGCCATGCGCCTGGCTCTGTATGTTCTGGTGACAGAGTGCGAGAGCATGACGGGCTTCAGCGCCTTTGCGCGTGCCCTGCCAGATGGTATGCGGGCCAGCATGTTGGGCTGGTCATCGCCTTACGATCCATCGATTTCTTATCAGTCCGACTGGGTAGAGCAGGCGATGGCGGACGTTGCCGCTACGGTTGACGATACCGTGGCCGAGGTTCTGGTCACGCGCGAGGTGGGCGTCGCCGATATGCTGGTCTTGACCTCGCGCGTACGTGAAATTCAACCCCAGCTCCAGTTGTATCTGGATGAGTTGATGCGGCCCAATGTTTATCACGAGCCGTTTTTGTTGCGGGGCGTTTACCTGACCGGAGACAGTGGCGAACTCCAGACGCCTCAGTCGGCCAATGCGCCGGACTTGCTGCAGCCGGCCTTTCTTCGTGCGGTGTTCGAGCGCAAGATTTTTCTGGAATCCGGCCTGACACGCCCGATCCGCAATGCCACGCTGACACGCCCGCTCTTGCACAAAGGCTTGCGCCTTGCCGCCGGGGGCGTGCTGGGCGTATGGGCCATAGGTATCGTGGTCGCCACCATCGATGTCGGCCGCCATGCGCCAGGACAGGTGGCCGCCCTGCGAGAGATACGGCGCATTGCGGCAGCAGATGATCAGGACCGTTCGGCAGACTGGTATCGCCGCAGCGCAATCACGCTGCTGGGGCTGGAGCCGGAGGTTCGCGGCGAAGGTGGTTTGGCCTGGATGCTGCCGGGTTCCTGGTCGATGTTTGATGGTCTGAATGCCGCGCTGCGTGAGGCGCTGATGCGCGAATTCCGCGACGTGGTGCGGGTGGCGATTGAGCGTGGCTTTGCGGCACGCGCTACGGCCTTGAGCGGCCAGACGGGGCCGGACGGTCCATGCCGTGCGCCGGCGGGTCTTGCTGAGGGGGCTGATGTGCTGGCGCTGACCGACCGCGCCGATTTTCGTGCAATGCTGGCCTATGTTTCCCAGGTTGAGCGGTTTTCGAATGCCTGGAGCGCCTGGCACGACAGGACTGCGGGAGTGCTGTCTTTGCAGCCGGCGGTTCAGTATGCATTGGGGATAGACGCCTCACCCTCTGCCTTGCAGATCCTGGCCTCCATGCCGCCGTCTGAGGCGCATCAGAATGTCTATGCAGATGCCTTCCAGTGCGCCTACGAAAAAGGCATGGGGCAGCTCGAAGACTCGCTGTTCACGCAAAACCCTCTGTTGCGCGCCGAGCGCAAGGCGCAGCATGCCCTGGCCGCTTTTACGCAGCGCGCGCCCGTCGACGGAGAGGCCGATTTACGCGATCTGGTGCATGCCATTTCCGCGGAACAAGACCTGCTCTCTTCGGCCAACACCGCCTGGCTGCACCAGGATGTTTTCATGCCTGATCCCCTTCTTGAGCAGATTTTCTCCACCGCTGCCAAGGTGCCGCTGTTGGGACAGACGGTCGTGGCGAAAAGCCGAGCGTCCTTTCAGGACGCCTTCGCGGTGCTGCGCAGTCAGATTGCGTCATTTACCTCTGGTTCCGATGCGGGTTTGCAATGGCGCGAAAACCAGTATGTCTTGTCGCCAGGCAGATTAGCTTTGCGTGACAGTCTGGCGGGATTGCTGGTGCAACCCTTTATGCAAGTGCCGCCCGCAACGCAAGTCCCTGATCTGCGTGGGGCGGCGCTGGTGCATTGGGATATCAGCGCGCTGGATCAGGCCCTGGTGTTGATGGATGCGCGCACGGCCTTCTTGGCTCGGGGGCTGGCAGGCGTGCCGCTTACCTATGTGCCGGCCGTCATGCAAAGCGCGAATGCGCAGGCGGGTCTGGGTCTGTATCGGCGGGCGGTGGCTGCCCTTGAGCCAGGCTTCGCTTTACGGTCGATGGAGTTTCAGGCGGCGGCCGACCGTGTGCGGCGGATTGCCTCCCTGCTCGGTGACCTGGGTGCGGTGCGGGAGCGTGGCGAGTTGCTGGCATTGCTCTCGCGCGGGGCGCTGGCGGCGCTGACGCATCTGGATGACATGTTGCGCCGCGCAGATCTTTATGCCGTCCAAACTGATGTGTCGCTGCCTGGCACATCCTTGCTGGCAGCCTTTGGTGTTGCAGACCTGGCGGGGCTGGATGCCTATCTGGCGCAGCAGGCGGGCACGTTGCAGGAGTTGTCGGCCCAAGCCGCCGTTTATCTGACGGCACTTTCTCCGAGTGATGCCCGCTCTGTTGTGGCGCAGCGATGGCAAATGATAGGGCAGGAACTTGAACGTTATGCCTTGCGCAATCCTAATAGCGCCCTGCTGCGGCTTGAGCAATGGATACGCCTGGCCGGGCAGACCAAGGACTGCGCCAAGTGGCCTGCGGCGCCGAGCGCTTCGTCGGGTTACTTCGAACTGCATTGGTCTCGTCTGGCCGCGACCCTGCGGGAGCGTTGCCTCGGGCGCGACAGTTTGCAGTTCCAGACCGATTGGCGGCGTTTCACCACGGCCTACAACGAACTGCTGGGTGGCCGCATGCCCGTGGCCGATCCCAAGGCGCCGTCGCGTGGCGTCGTGCCTCGGCCCGCCGCGACGGTGCAGGGAGTGCAGGATGTGCTCGGGCGGTTTCAGTCGCTGCCCTCATACGAGTGGCCCCCTGGCGCGATCGCCGATTTTCTGACGCGCTTTCGCGCCTGGGCTGAAGTGTTGCAGCCGCTTTGGTCGGCGACCGGCGAGTCTGGCTACCACCTCGCCTGGAACTTCCGGGTAAATCGGGGGGCGGAGGTTGCTGCCAACCAGATTATTTCCTGGACCTTGTCCGTAGGCAGCGAATCCGTGGGCAGCGACATGCCAGACGCCCGCCTGCGCTGGGCGGTGGGATTGCCGATAACGCTGAGCGTGCGTCTGGCCAAGGACGCGCCGTTGCTGCCGCGGGCCGATCCCACTCAGCCGCGGATGTCGGTAGATGGCCATCAGGTCAGTTGGACCTTTCAGGGGCCGTGGGCGCTATTCACGATGCTGGGCTGGCAAGGGCTCGATAGCGGGCTGTTGCGGTTTGAGGTGCCGGTCATGGTGGAAAACATCAATGACTTTGCTCGCTTGCCACCGGGTCAAAAGCTGAAGTTCTTCGTTGATCTGAATCTTTTCTCGCTCGGAGAGGGCAAGCCGCTCAACTGGGCGCGGCCTTTGCCGCCCATCGCGCCAGCCGGGAGTGGCCCGTGA
- a CDS encoding branched-chain amino acid ABC transporter permease — protein MTGLIIQGLINGLILGAIYGLIGVGLNVIFGVLRVVNFAHGEFLVLGAYFAYYLMEYAGINPLIALPLSFAVFFLAGYLLYFVLIPRLSKAEDPEMSSLLLMFGVSIMLGAIMLLAFDADARSLPFEMEPVFFKFGQVIIPTVRLLALVIALAIIAALTVFLYRSQVGKALRAIIMNRDAVRIVGINAQRLSAVAFGLGLGLAAASGVLVAMVFPSFSPFMGNDYTLIGFIVIVLGGLGHPVGALVGALLFAITEQVSVVFFNPSIATILGFALMVAMIFIRPSGLFGRQALR, from the coding sequence ATGACCGGTTTGATTATTCAAGGCCTGATCAATGGCCTGATCCTGGGCGCCATCTATGGTTTGATCGGCGTCGGCTTGAACGTGATTTTTGGTGTCCTGCGCGTGGTGAACTTCGCGCATGGCGAGTTTCTGGTGCTGGGCGCTTATTTCGCCTACTACCTGATGGAATATGCCGGCATCAATCCGCTGATTGCGCTGCCGCTTTCATTCGCCGTGTTTTTCCTGGCGGGTTATCTGCTGTATTTCGTGCTTATCCCGCGTCTGTCCAAGGCCGAAGATCCCGAAATGAGCTCGCTGTTGCTGATGTTTGGCGTGTCTATCATGCTGGGCGCCATCATGCTGCTGGCCTTTGATGCCGACGCCCGCTCGCTGCCCTTTGAGATGGAGCCGGTGTTTTTCAAGTTTGGTCAGGTGATCATTCCCACGGTACGCCTGCTGGCTTTGGTGATTGCCTTGGCCATCATCGCCGCACTCACGGTATTCCTGTACCGCAGTCAGGTGGGCAAGGCGCTGCGCGCCATCATCATGAACCGTGACGCGGTGCGTATTGTCGGTATCAACGCGCAGCGTTTGTCGGCTGTCGCTTTCGGCCTGGGCTTGGGCCTGGCTGCCGCCAGCGGCGTCTTGGTGGCCATGGTGTTTCCTTCGTTCTCGCCCTTTATGGGCAATGACTACACCCTGATCGGCTTTATTGTCATCGTGCTGGGCGGCCTGGGGCATCCCGTCGGCGCGCTGGTGGGTGCCTTGTTGTTCGCGATCACCGAACAGGTTTCGGTCGTGTTCTTCAATCCTTCGATCGCCACCATTCTGGGCTTTGCCTTGATGGTTGCCATGATCTTCATTCGTCCCAGCGGTCTGTTTGGCCGTCAGGCGCTGCGCTGA